In Pseudomonas fakonensis, one DNA window encodes the following:
- the trmA gene encoding tRNA (uridine(54)-C5)-methyltransferase TrmA, with amino-acid sequence MSAVFDPSTYDTQLAGKVARLRELLAPFGAPEPAVFDSPRAHYRLRAEFRLWREDGQRHYAMFAPGEKHKAILIDEFPIASERINELMPRLKAAWQASEPLNNRLFQVEFLTTLAGDAMVTLCYHRPLDEAWEAAAEQLASELNVSVIGRSKGKRVVIGRDYAVEQLDIAGRTFSYRQPEGAFTQPNGAVNQKMLGWAFEAMGERSDDLLELYCGNGNFTLPLATRARQVLATEISKTSVNAALHNLDENGVGNVRLVRLSAEELTQALNEVRPFRRLEGIDLKSYDFGTVFVDPPRAGMDPDTCELTRRFERILYISCNPETLAQNIAQLHDTHRIERCALFDQFPYTHHMESGVLLVRR; translated from the coding sequence ATGAGTGCCGTCTTCGACCCCTCCACCTACGACACCCAGCTTGCGGGCAAGGTCGCCCGCCTGCGTGAGCTGCTGGCGCCCTTCGGGGCTCCAGAGCCGGCCGTCTTCGACTCGCCGCGCGCGCACTACCGCCTGCGCGCCGAGTTTCGCCTGTGGCGCGAGGATGGCCAGCGCCACTACGCGATGTTCGCCCCGGGCGAGAAGCACAAGGCGATCCTGATCGACGAGTTCCCCATTGCCAGCGAGCGCATCAACGAGCTGATGCCGCGCCTGAAAGCGGCCTGGCAAGCCAGCGAGCCGCTGAACAACCGCCTGTTCCAGGTGGAGTTCCTCACCACCCTGGCCGGCGATGCGATGGTCACCCTGTGCTACCACCGCCCGCTGGACGAAGCCTGGGAAGCCGCCGCCGAGCAACTGGCCAGCGAGCTGAACGTCAGCGTGATCGGCCGCTCCAAGGGCAAGCGCGTGGTCATCGGCCGCGACTATGCCGTAGAACAGCTCGACATCGCCGGGCGCACCTTCAGCTACCGCCAGCCCGAAGGTGCCTTCACCCAGCCCAATGGCGCGGTGAACCAGAAGATGCTCGGCTGGGCCTTCGAGGCCATGGGCGAGCGCAGCGACGACCTGCTGGAGCTGTACTGCGGCAACGGCAATTTCACCCTGCCGCTGGCCACCCGCGCCCGCCAGGTGCTGGCCACCGAGATCAGCAAGACCTCGGTCAACGCCGCACTGCACAACCTGGATGAGAACGGCGTCGGCAACGTGCGCCTGGTGCGCCTGTCGGCCGAAGAGCTGACCCAGGCGCTGAACGAGGTGCGCCCGTTCCGCCGCCTGGAAGGCATCGACCTGAAGAGCTACGACTTCGGCACCGTGTTCGTCGACCCGCCGCGCGCCGGCATGGACCCGGACACCTGCGAGCTGACCCGGCGCTTCGAGCGCATCCTGTACATCTCGTGCAACCCCGAGACCCTGGCGCAGAACATCGCCCAGCTGCACGATACCCACCGTATCGAGCGCTGCGCGCTGTTCGACCAGTTCCCCTATACCCACCACATGGAAAGCGGGGTGTTGCTGGTCCGTCGCTGA
- a CDS encoding Hcp family type VI secretion system effector translates to MPTPAYLTLQGTKQGLITAGTFTEDSVGNIFQEGHEDEILVQAFDHQVIIPRDPQSGQPTGQRVHKPLMITKVFDKSSPLIFTALTSGERLTECTLKWFRTSASGTQEHYYTIKLEDAIIVDVQSNMANCQDPNMAHFTHLEDVYFTYRKITWTHEVSGTSGSDDWRAPVSA, encoded by the coding sequence ATGCCAACACCCGCGTACCTGACCCTGCAGGGCACCAAACAAGGCCTGATCACCGCCGGCACCTTCACCGAAGACTCGGTCGGCAACATCTTCCAGGAAGGCCACGAGGACGAGATTCTCGTTCAGGCCTTCGACCACCAGGTGATCATCCCGCGTGACCCGCAGTCCGGCCAGCCCACCGGCCAGCGCGTACACAAGCCGCTGATGATCACCAAAGTGTTCGACAAGTCCTCGCCACTGATCTTCACCGCCCTGACCAGCGGCGAGCGCCTGACCGAGTGCACCCTGAAGTGGTTCCGCACCTCGGCTTCCGGTACCCAGGAGCACTACTACACCATCAAGCTCGAAGACGCGATCATCGTCGACGTGCAGTCCAACATGGCTAACTGCCAGGACCCGAACATGGCGCACTTCACCCACCTCGAAGACGTCTACTTCACCTACCGCAAAATCACCTGGACCCACGAAGTCTCCGGCACTTCCGGCTCCGATGACTGGCGTGCCCCGGTCTCGGCGTAA
- a CDS encoding tetratricopeptide repeat protein: protein MSRPFKRKILIFHVLLGLALGHAPLAVATTLAGYLQAANQGDIHAIYQLARQGEHATGALSPAQWQARLQTKAEQGDSEAMRLLWRLHDKLGWLEQSAEAGNAMARWQLARQYQAGRSLFWPGQRQEAIEKWLRLAAMANLPQAQVDYAALLAARGEFDQGRGWYVKAAEQGHVPAVAGYAYMLETGGPYRVQKDLVKAYALNVQLLALGSGSDLRRNAEYSLESLGYEMTALQLEQARQLADKWRRTHPPLRVAEERL, encoded by the coding sequence ATGAGCCGACCGTTCAAACGCAAGATCCTGATTTTCCACGTGCTGCTCGGCCTCGCGCTCGGGCACGCACCGTTGGCTGTCGCCACCACGCTTGCCGGCTACCTGCAGGCCGCCAACCAGGGTGACATACACGCCATCTACCAGCTGGCCCGCCAGGGCGAACATGCGACCGGGGCGCTGTCCCCGGCGCAGTGGCAAGCCCGCCTGCAAACCAAGGCCGAACAAGGCGACAGCGAAGCCATGCGCCTGCTCTGGCGCCTGCATGACAAGCTGGGCTGGCTTGAGCAATCCGCCGAGGCGGGCAATGCCATGGCGCGCTGGCAACTGGCCCGGCAGTACCAGGCCGGCCGCTCGCTGTTCTGGCCGGGACAGCGCCAGGAAGCCATCGAGAAATGGCTGAGGCTTGCCGCCATGGCCAACCTGCCCCAGGCACAGGTGGACTATGCCGCGCTGCTGGCAGCCCGTGGTGAGTTCGACCAGGGGCGTGGCTGGTACGTAAAGGCGGCCGAGCAGGGACATGTGCCGGCCGTGGCCGGCTATGCCTACATGCTGGAGACCGGCGGGCCGTACCGGGTGCAGAAGGACCTGGTCAAAGCCTATGCACTGAATGTGCAGTTGCTGGCGCTCGGCAGTGGCTCGGACCTGCGCCGCAATGCCGAATACAGCCTGGAGTCGCTGGGGTATGAGATGACTGCCCTGCAACTGGAACAGGCACGGCAATTGGCGGATAAGTGGCGGCGCACGCACCCGCCGTTGCGGGTGGCTGAAGAAAGGTTGTAA
- the pcaG gene encoding protocatechuate 3,4-dioxygenase subunit alpha encodes MPIELLPETPSQTAGPYVHIGLALEAAGNPTRHQEIWNRLAKPDASGEHILLLGQVYDGNGHLVRDSFLEVWQADANGQYQGDYNQENAFNSFGRTATTFDAGEWTLHTVKPGVVNNAAGVPMAPHINISLFARGINIHLHTRLYFEDEAEANAKCPVLNLIEQPQRRETLIAKRCEVNGQTAYRFDIRIQGEGETVFFDF; translated from the coding sequence ATGCCTATCGAACTGCTGCCGGAAACCCCCTCGCAGACCGCCGGCCCCTACGTGCACATTGGCCTGGCCCTGGAAGCGGCCGGCAACCCCACCCGCCACCAGGAAATCTGGAACCGCCTGGCCAAGCCGGATGCCAGCGGCGAGCACATTCTGCTGCTCGGCCAGGTATACGACGGCAATGGCCACCTGGTGCGCGATTCGTTCCTGGAAGTCTGGCAGGCCGATGCCAACGGCCAGTATCAGGGCGACTACAACCAGGAGAACGCCTTCAACAGCTTCGGCCGTACCGCCACTACCTTCGATGCCGGCGAGTGGACGCTGCACACGGTCAAGCCAGGCGTGGTCAACAACGCCGCCGGCGTGCCCATGGCGCCGCACATCAACATCAGCCTGTTCGCCCGCGGCATCAACATTCACCTGCACACCCGGCTGTACTTCGAGGACGAGGCCGAAGCCAACGCCAAGTGCCCGGTGCTCAACCTGATCGAGCAGCCGCAGCGGCGCGAAACGCTGATTGCCAAGCGTTGCGAGGTGAACGGGCAAACCGCCTACCGCTTCGATATCCGCATTCAGGGCGAAGGCGAAACGGTGTTCTTCGATTTCTGA